A single Flavobacterium sp. 1 DNA region contains:
- a CDS encoding alpha-amylase family glycosyl hydrolase, translating into MITKKIVIAGISVLLMAAACKTKDVKMSVQKKETVSENKAVVYQVFTRLFGNKNTTNKPWGTIEENGVGKFNDFTDKALHEIKDLGVTHIWYTGVPHHAVIRGYTAIGVSNDDPEVVKGRAGSPYAVKDYYNVNPDLAVNPEKRLEEFEALIKRTHKANLKVIIDIVPNHIARKYEGKSNPKGVKDFGADDDVAAEYKRDNNFYYIPNTSFQLPDGDKPLNGENNPLIDGKFEENPAKWTGNGSRLAKPDKNDWYETVKVNYGVRPDGSKDFPELPAGYDKLSYKEHFDFWKDKSVPSSWIKFRDIALYWTAKGVDGFRYDMAEMVPYEFWSYMNSAIKNVNPDAFLMAEVYNPKEYRNYIHLGKMDYLYDKVETYDKLKDIIQGKTPPDGLSYIQSGLADIDIHMLKFLDNHDEQRLASPEFAGSPEKGKPMMVVSAMITAAPIMIYFGQEVGEPGNENGGFGSHSRTSIFDYVGVPNHQRWMNDGAFDGGKLSQSEKELRDFYKRLLNFSAKSSAVMGQFQDLQEINRHAGQGYDPNHLYSFVRWSDNEKLIVVTNFSSEATNSFDLKIPVDIISKWNLKDESYTIKDQLYGKSAVLQVVNGEGKASVTVKPLESFIFQL; encoded by the coding sequence ATGATCACAAAAAAAATAGTAATAGCAGGAATAAGTGTTTTGCTTATGGCAGCTGCATGTAAAACTAAAGATGTAAAAATGAGTGTACAAAAAAAAGAAACCGTTTCTGAAAATAAAGCTGTAGTTTACCAAGTTTTTACCCGATTGTTTGGTAACAAAAATACAACCAACAAACCATGGGGTACTATTGAAGAAAATGGAGTTGGGAAATTCAATGATTTTACAGATAAAGCGCTTCATGAAATTAAAGATTTGGGAGTCACGCATATTTGGTATACTGGCGTTCCGCATCATGCAGTTATAAGGGGTTATACAGCAATAGGAGTTTCAAATGATGATCCTGAGGTGGTAAAAGGCAGGGCAGGTTCACCTTATGCAGTTAAAGATTATTATAATGTTAATCCAGATTTGGCTGTAAATCCAGAAAAACGTTTAGAAGAATTTGAAGCATTGATAAAAAGAACCCACAAGGCAAACCTTAAGGTAATTATTGATATTGTTCCCAATCATATTGCCCGTAAATATGAAGGGAAAAGCAATCCAAAAGGCGTAAAAGATTTTGGAGCTGATGATGATGTTGCTGCGGAATACAAAAGAGATAATAATTTTTATTATATCCCGAATACGTCTTTCCAATTACCTGACGGAGACAAACCTTTGAACGGAGAAAATAATCCGCTTATTGATGGCAAATTTGAAGAAAATCCAGCCAAATGGACAGGAAATGGTTCCCGATTAGCAAAACCTGATAAAAATGACTGGTATGAAACCGTTAAAGTAAATTATGGTGTTCGTCCCGATGGTTCAAAAGATTTTCCTGAATTACCGGCTGGCTATGATAAGCTATCGTATAAAGAACATTTTGATTTTTGGAAAGATAAAAGCGTGCCTAGTTCATGGATTAAGTTCAGAGATATTGCTTTGTATTGGACAGCTAAAGGTGTTGATGGTTTTAGATACGATATGGCCGAAATGGTTCCTTACGAATTTTGGAGTTATATGAACTCGGCCATAAAAAATGTAAATCCCGATGCTTTCTTAATGGCCGAAGTGTACAATCCGAAAGAATACCGCAATTATATTCATTTGGGCAAAATGGATTATTTATATGATAAAGTAGAGACTTATGACAAGCTTAAAGATATCATTCAAGGAAAAACACCTCCGGATGGATTGTCATACATCCAAAGCGGGTTAGCTGATATTGATATTCACATGTTGAAATTTTTGGATAATCATGATGAACAGCGATTAGCAAGTCCGGAATTTGCCGGTTCTCCTGAAAAAGGAAAACCAATGATGGTAGTTTCTGCCATGATTACTGCAGCTCCTATTATGATTTATTTTGGTCAGGAAGTAGGGGAGCCTGGAAATGAAAATGGAGGATTTGGCTCTCATTCCAGAACATCAATTTTTGATTATGTAGGTGTTCCAAATCATCAGCGCTGGATGAATGACGGTGCATTTGATGGTGGAAAATTATCGCAAAGCGAAAAAGAGTTACGTGATTTTTATAAAAGACTGTTGAATTTCTCTGCGAAAAGTTCGGCAGTGATGGGGCAGTTTCAAGATCTTCAAGAGATAAACCGTCATGCAGGTCAAGGATACGATCCTAACCATTTATATTCCTTTGTTCGCTGGTCGGATAATGAAAAATTGATAGTTGTCACTAATTTTTCTTCAGAAGCCACTAATAGTTTTGATTTGAAAATTCCAGTAGATATAATCAGTAAATGGAATTTGAAAGACGAAAGTTATACTATAAAAGACCAATTGTATGGAAAAAGTGCAGTTCTGCAGGTTGTAAATGGTGAAGGTAAAGCTTCAGTTACTGTTAAACCATTAGAATCATTTATTTTTCAGTTATAA
- a CDS encoding superoxide dismutase — translation MTEVVEVPLPTVQEKIKIGNPNDLKANEGSFQLGKISFGYDALVPDLSALTLESHYKNYLYYTNSLNKTIAGTDKENLSIEDILAKLDINDPEIRNNAGGYYNHSLYFKSIGPKAGGEPKDTLASKITKDFGSFSNFKTVFKETATKQFGSGWVWLVVDKTGVLQLSTTQNQDNPLMTYAPVIGFHGTPILGIDLWEHAYFLDYQYKKKNYIDHFFNIVDWEKVNENYKTTFKK, via the coding sequence ATGACTGAGGTTGTAGAAGTTCCGTTACCAACAGTGCAAGAAAAAATTAAAATAGGCAATCCAAATGATTTAAAAGCAAATGAAGGCTCATTTCAATTGGGAAAAATTTCTTTTGGCTATGATGCATTAGTGCCAGACTTATCGGCCTTGACATTAGAATCTCATTACAAAAATTATTTATATTACACGAACAGTCTAAACAAAACTATAGCCGGAACAGACAAAGAAAATCTAAGCATAGAAGATATTCTTGCAAAATTAGACATTAACGATCCCGAAATACGGAATAATGCAGGCGGTTATTACAACCATAGCCTATACTTTAAATCCATAGGCCCAAAAGCAGGTGGCGAACCAAAAGACACATTGGCTTCAAAGATTACTAAAGATTTTGGTTCTTTTTCCAATTTTAAAACTGTATTTAAAGAGACCGCAACTAAACAATTTGGATCAGGCTGGGTTTGGCTGGTAGTTGATAAAACAGGAGTTCTGCAGTTATCAACTACTCAAAACCAAGACAATCCATTAATGACCTATGCACCTGTTATTGGATTTCACGGAACACCTATTTTAGGGATTGATCTTTGGGAACATGCTTATTTCTTAGACTATCAATACAAAAAGAAAAATTATATCGATCATTTTTTCAATATTGTAGATTGGGAAAAGGTAAACGAAAATTACAAAACTACTTTTAAAAAGTAA
- a CDS encoding OstA-like protein: MKKSLYFIIYSLVLLSANLILAQAPKKIHVEQSDFADMDKDKYPGALLLTGNVKVSHDGVILTCNKAYFFQKENYLKAFGNVQLVQGDTLYLNSNYAEYSGELKKAFATGNAVMSSPDATLATDTINFDRNVQEVFYNTNGTIINKDNTLKSKSGRYYVTQKKFQFLTAVTLTNKTYEIKSNHLDYYSNSGHSYLFGPSTITSKTNYIYTEKGFYDTKKNLAHFLDKSYIKYDDRVIKGDSLYYDRNKEFASATRNVKITDSINRGVIRGHYAELYKKKDSMFVTKRALAVNFVDNDSVYIHGKKLMVTGKEGDRIIRAFNNVRFYKTDMSGKCDSIHSSSKIGLTKLIGNPILWNAESQITGDVMHLIGDKKTQKLDSLKVLNNTFLVSKDTLGTGYNQVKGLNLFGKFIDGKLHEVDIIKNAEVIYYSRNEAKELIGIDKSVSSKINILFDKNAIETITRFKQIDGILYPESELPENARTLRGLKWRGDERIKSKDDVFSKEENDEELKVIEDTKKDKAKESVPMKVRKETLNYDKKNSKK; encoded by the coding sequence TTGAAGAAATCTTTATATTTCATTATCTATAGTTTAGTATTACTTAGTGCAAATCTTATTTTGGCACAAGCTCCCAAAAAAATTCATGTTGAACAATCTGACTTTGCAGATATGGATAAGGATAAGTATCCAGGTGCTCTTTTACTCACAGGAAATGTAAAAGTAAGCCATGATGGTGTGATTCTTACCTGCAATAAAGCTTATTTTTTTCAAAAAGAAAATTATTTAAAAGCTTTTGGAAATGTACAATTAGTACAAGGAGACACTTTGTATCTGAATAGTAATTATGCTGAATACAGCGGTGAATTAAAAAAAGCTTTTGCAACCGGTAATGCTGTTATGAGTTCTCCAGATGCTACGCTGGCAACTGATACCATTAATTTTGACAGAAACGTGCAAGAAGTTTTTTACAATACAAACGGAACCATCATCAATAAAGACAATACACTGAAAAGTAAGTCCGGAAGGTATTATGTAACCCAGAAGAAATTTCAATTTTTAACAGCAGTAACACTTACCAATAAAACATACGAAATCAAATCCAACCACTTGGATTATTACAGCAATTCAGGGCATTCTTATCTTTTTGGCCCATCTACAATCACTAGTAAAACCAATTACATTTATACCGAGAAAGGATTTTATGATACCAAAAAAAATCTGGCACATTTCTTAGACAAATCCTATATCAAGTATGATGATCGAGTCATAAAAGGAGATAGCTTGTATTATGACCGGAATAAAGAATTTGCATCGGCAACCCGAAATGTAAAAATAACCGATTCGATTAATCGTGGAGTAATTCGGGGTCATTATGCTGAATTATACAAAAAGAAAGATTCTATGTTTGTAACTAAAAGAGCCTTGGCAGTCAATTTTGTAGACAATGATTCAGTGTATATTCATGGAAAAAAACTGATGGTTACTGGTAAAGAAGGAGACAGAATCATTCGGGCTTTCAACAACGTCCGTTTTTATAAAACCGATATGAGCGGCAAATGCGATTCTATCCATTCCAGTTCTAAAATTGGATTGACAAAATTGATAGGAAACCCAATACTTTGGAATGCAGAAAGTCAGATTACCGGTGATGTGATGCATCTCATTGGAGATAAAAAAACACAAAAACTAGACTCTCTCAAAGTCCTCAACAATACTTTTCTGGTCTCGAAGGATACCCTCGGGACTGGCTATAATCAAGTAAAGGGGCTAAACTTATTTGGAAAATTCATAGACGGAAAACTTCATGAAGTTGATATTATAAAAAATGCTGAGGTGATTTATTACTCGCGCAATGAAGCCAAAGAACTCATCGGAATCGACAAAAGCGTAAGCAGTAAAATCAATATTCTTTTTGATAAAAACGCCATAGAAACCATAACGCGTTTCAAGCAAATAGATGGCATACTTTATCCCGAATCCGAATTGCCAGAAAATGCAAGAACCCTCAGGGGACTTAAATGGCGGGGTGATGAAAGGATAAAATCCAAAGACGATGTTTTTAGCAAAGAAGAGAATGACGAGGAACTCAAAGTCATTGAAGACACTAAAAAAGACAAAGCAAAAGAAAGTGTCCCAATGAAAGTGCGAAAAGAAACTCTGAATTACGACAAGAAGAACTCGAAGAAGTAA
- a CDS encoding acyl-CoA-binding protein, producing MIEEDLEKKFQEAVEIASFMTQASLPQDVQLRLYAFYKQATFDKSNFTVTDNSDLRNAFKTNAWIQISHLTQAQAKKKYIKLIHSLIK from the coding sequence ATGATTGAAGAAGATTTAGAAAAAAAATTTCAAGAAGCTGTAGAAATAGCTTCTTTTATGACACAAGCGTCTTTACCTCAAGATGTGCAACTGCGTCTTTATGCCTTTTACAAACAGGCTACATTTGACAAAAGCAATTTTACAGTTACTGACAATTCTGATTTAAGAAATGCTTTTAAAACGAATGCTTGGATTCAGATCAGTCATCTTACACAAGCTCAAGCAAAGAAAAAATATATTAAATTAATTCATTCCTTAATAAAGTAA
- a CDS encoding phosphatidylserine decarboxylase family protein, with the protein MFHKEGTQSILLGTIVTAIVFLASDHFIQTEWIKMTIEIVTLLLLIIILQFFRNPKRTVEINENHIIAPVDGKVVVIEEVFESEYFKDKRIQVSIFMSPINVHVTRYAISGLVKFSKYHPGKFLVAWHPKASEENERTTIVVENKTFGAILYRQIAGALAKRIVNYAQEGMQVVQGTDAGFIKFGSRVDIFLPLGTPINVALNQKAIGGKTIIAIKA; encoded by the coding sequence ATGTTTCATAAAGAAGGAACTCAAAGTATTTTATTAGGCACTATTGTTACTGCTATTGTTTTTTTAGCATCAGACCATTTTATCCAAACAGAATGGATTAAAATGACTATTGAAATTGTAACTTTATTGTTACTGATTATCATTTTACAATTTTTCAGAAATCCAAAAAGAACTGTAGAAATCAATGAAAATCACATTATAGCTCCTGTAGATGGAAAAGTAGTTGTAATTGAAGAAGTTTTTGAAAGCGAATATTTTAAGGACAAAAGAATTCAGGTTTCAATATTTATGTCCCCCATAAATGTTCACGTTACCCGCTACGCCATAAGTGGCCTGGTAAAGTTTAGCAAATACCATCCTGGTAAATTTCTTGTGGCTTGGCATCCAAAAGCCAGTGAAGAAAATGAAAGAACAACTATTGTTGTTGAAAATAAAACTTTTGGAGCTATTTTGTACCGTCAGATTGCTGGTGCATTAGCAAAACGTATTGTGAATTATGCACAAGAGGGTATGCAGGTAGTGCAAGGTACAGATGCCGGTTTTATTAAATTTGGCTCAAGAGTAGATATTTTTCTCCCTTTAGGCACTCCAATTAATGTGGCACTAAATCAAAAAGCAATTGGAGGAAAGACTATAATTGCAATTAAAGCTTAA